A region of Flavobacterium album DNA encodes the following proteins:
- a CDS encoding YitT family protein, with the protein MKQLYSKSNLVDIAYAVAGILFCGFALKGFLVPNKFFDGGMTGISLLVHELYHWDIPYVIILANIPFVIMAAFQVNRNFALRTMTAIIGLGLCLYYIDYPQITSDKLLVSIFGGVFMGIGIGLAMRGGYALDGVEILALYTGKRISFTTSEIILGINIIIFLVAAVELGLPTALYSILTYYTASKTINFVVEGLEEYTGVTIISGESEKIKEALVMRLGRGITIYKGERGFMKESYDISQDCDIVFTVVTRMELRRLNNMVHEIDPKAFVFTNIIKEAAGGILSRKARH; encoded by the coding sequence ATGAAGCAACTCTACTCTAAAAGTAACCTTGTCGATATTGCCTATGCTGTGGCCGGCATCCTTTTTTGCGGTTTCGCGCTAAAGGGCTTTTTAGTACCTAACAAATTTTTCGACGGCGGTATGACCGGTATCTCGCTATTGGTTCATGAACTGTACCATTGGGATATCCCATATGTGATCATACTGGCCAACATACCGTTCGTGATCATGGCGGCTTTCCAGGTGAACCGCAATTTTGCCCTGCGCACCATGACGGCTATTATCGGTCTTGGACTCTGCCTGTATTATATCGATTATCCACAAATCACTTCCGATAAGCTGTTGGTATCAATATTTGGCGGGGTATTTATGGGCATCGGTATCGGGCTGGCCATGCGGGGCGGCTATGCACTGGATGGCGTTGAGATACTGGCATTATATACGGGCAAACGCATCAGCTTTACCACCAGCGAGATCATACTGGGTATCAATATCATCATATTCCTTGTAGCGGCTGTAGAGCTGGGGCTGCCAACGGCATTGTATTCCATCCTCACCTATTATACTGCCTCCAAGACCATCAACTTTGTCGTCGAGGGGCTTGAGGAGTACACCGGCGTGACCATCATATCAGGCGAAAGCGAGAAGATAAAGGAAGCATTAGTTATGCGCCTGGGCCGCGGCATCACCATTTATAAAGGCGAAAGGGGCTTTATGAAAGAGAGCTATGACATCAGCCAGGATTGCGATATCGTATTCACCGTAGTAACCCGCATGGAATTACGCAGGCTAAACAATATGGTACACGAAATTGACCCTAAAGCGTTCGTGTTTACTAATATCATCAAGGAAGCTGCGGGCGGGATATTGAGCAGGAAGGCGAGGCATTAG
- a CDS encoding HD domain-containing protein — protein MLQRPECAYMLDKLRNDLPKHLKYHTLEHTLDVYSRAEAIAKQEGLTGRMLELLLVAAVYHDAGYLYQRVQHEDRSCEIAREVLPGYGYNVEDIDEICRIIMATQLPQNPGSLAEQIICDADLDYLGRDDFFATGEKLYHEMLHAGVIADEKEWDAIQVKFLENHRFFTPTSVALRSAKKEENLNTLKAKL, from the coding sequence ATGCTACAGCGACCCGAATGCGCCTATATGCTGGATAAGCTGCGGAACGACCTTCCAAAGCACCTGAAATACCATACGCTGGAGCATACGCTCGATGTGTACAGCCGTGCCGAAGCCATTGCGAAACAGGAAGGCCTTACCGGCAGGATGCTGGAACTGCTGCTGGTTGCCGCTGTTTACCATGATGCGGGGTATTTGTACCAAAGGGTGCAGCATGAGGACCGCTCCTGCGAAATTGCCCGCGAAGTACTGCCCGGTTATGGTTATAACGTGGAGGATATTGACGAAATATGCCGCATTATTATGGCAACGCAGCTGCCGCAAAATCCCGGCTCGCTGGCGGAACAGATCATTTGTGATGCCGACCTGGATTACCTTGGCCGTGACGATTTTTTTGCGACCGGCGAAAAACTGTACCACGAAATGCTGCACGCCGGAGTGATTGCCGACGAAAAAGAGTGGGATGCCATACAGGTAAAATTCCTGGAGAACCACCGCTTTTTTACACCAACGTCTGTTGCATTGCGAAGTGCCAAAAAAGAAGAGAATTTAAACACGCTGAAAGCGAAACTATAA
- a CDS encoding sensor histidine kinase: MKRYLIYLIVLFALPVFAQDEWPAPVILNDSLPLYRELDEENWQQVNTWEKEVGFKDVLTPKYSGWFKPPESAITNFQVKSHVWVRYRLKNTSAHALIITFSARHTKEHIYISKKGKWQHFKSGDMVSWSDRDGLKDLLEVPYTLEPGEEIKVYQNFGDVTFWSSPTPRIGNYLKIIDRYYKDAPNYTSEDVIAFGFFGFMIFGVIFNLFFYYVNREKVYLVFAFMLISSAFLMAENVFSSLAFDELRSAYPFFLAATITFFIIMLLHTVRFFFRVNIHFPGWDKFLVYFSVYIGISGALIYLCILNRWVVLLMIIIGITSLAGFVFIIAAIVMIISLLRKKDKEARLFVIAAMPFILSPVLDLILPFDFNWTIATCGMWTILVLSWGMFARFKSLQTANARAALEREEERNRLIAQQKQELEELVKERTAELEHSLENLKQTQNQLIQSEKMASLGELTAGIAHEIQNPLNFVNNFSDVSIELLDEMEEELDKGDLAEVKAISGDIKQNLEKIMHHGKRADSIVKGMLQHSRASSGQKEPTDINILADEYLRLAYHGLRAKDKSFNADLITHFEEGLPKVSIIPQDVGRVLLNLFTNAFYATQQKQKSLLNDKQGEAIAYKPTLMVTTLQKGNSVEIIVKDNGTGIPDAIKDKILQPFFTTKPTGEGTGLGLSLSYDIIVKGHGGTIDIQSEEGEGSEFTVALPAGGS; encoded by the coding sequence ATGAAAAGATACCTGATTTATTTGATAGTACTGTTTGCCCTTCCTGTTTTTGCGCAGGACGAATGGCCGGCACCCGTCATACTGAATGACAGCCTGCCCCTCTACCGGGAACTTGACGAAGAGAACTGGCAGCAGGTAAACACCTGGGAAAAAGAAGTCGGCTTTAAGGATGTGCTTACGCCAAAATATTCCGGGTGGTTTAAACCCCCGGAAAGCGCGATAACCAATTTCCAGGTAAAATCGCACGTATGGGTGCGCTACCGTTTAAAAAATACTTCAGCGCATGCGCTGATCATTACATTTTCTGCAAGGCATACCAAAGAGCATATCTATATAAGCAAAAAAGGCAAATGGCAACATTTCAAAAGCGGCGATATGGTATCCTGGAGCGATCGCGACGGCCTTAAGGACCTGTTGGAAGTACCCTATACCCTCGAACCCGGCGAAGAAATTAAGGTGTACCAAAACTTTGGCGATGTCACTTTCTGGTCGAGCCCAACGCCGCGTATAGGTAATTACCTTAAGATCATCGACCGGTATTATAAAGACGCGCCCAACTATACTTCCGAAGATGTCATCGCCTTTGGCTTTTTCGGGTTTATGATATTCGGGGTTATTTTCAACCTGTTCTTTTATTATGTCAACCGGGAAAAAGTGTACCTGGTCTTTGCGTTCATGCTCATATCTTCGGCTTTCCTGATGGCAGAGAATGTTTTTTCTTCCCTGGCCTTTGATGAGCTCAGGAGCGCATATCCTTTCTTTCTTGCCGCAACGATCACTTTCTTTATCATAATGCTATTGCATACGGTGCGCTTCTTCTTCAGGGTGAACATCCATTTCCCCGGATGGGATAAATTCCTGGTATATTTCTCGGTTTACATCGGTATAAGCGGGGCGCTCATTTACCTGTGTATCCTGAACAGGTGGGTTGTTTTGCTCATGATAATCATTGGTATCACATCATTGGCAGGATTTGTATTTATTATAGCTGCTATTGTGATGATCATATCGCTGCTGCGCAAAAAAGACAAGGAAGCCCGATTGTTCGTTATCGCCGCAATGCCGTTTATACTGAGCCCTGTTCTGGACCTTATCCTCCCGTTCGATTTTAACTGGACCATAGCTACCTGCGGTATGTGGACGATACTCGTGCTGTCATGGGGTATGTTCGCGCGGTTCAAGTCATTGCAAACGGCAAATGCCCGGGCCGCCCTTGAAAGGGAAGAAGAGCGCAACAGGCTTATTGCCCAGCAAAAACAGGAGCTTGAAGAACTGGTAAAGGAACGCACGGCAGAGCTGGAGCACTCACTCGAAAACCTGAAACAAACCCAAAACCAGCTTATACAATCCGAAAAGATGGCCTCTCTGGGAGAGCTCACGGCAGGCATTGCCCACGAGATACAAAACCCGCTCAACTTTGTAAACAACTTCAGCGATGTAAGCATCGAGCTGCTGGACGAGATGGAAGAAGAACTCGACAAAGGTGATCTTGCTGAGGTAAAAGCTATTTCGGGCGATATAAAACAAAACCTCGAAAAGATCATGCACCATGGCAAGCGTGCCGACAGCATCGTAAAAGGGATGCTGCAGCACAGCCGCGCCTCATCAGGGCAAAAAGAGCCGACCGACATTAATATACTGGCCGACGAATATTTAAGGCTGGCCTACCACGGGCTTCGGGCAAAGGACAAATCTTTCAATGCCGACCTTATAACCCATTTTGAAGAGGGGCTGCCTAAAGTAAGCATCATTCCGCAGGATGTTGGCCGTGTGTTGCTCAACCTGTTTACCAATGCATTCTATGCTACGCAGCAGAAACAGAAAAGCTTGTTAAATGACAAACAGGGAGAAGCCATAGCCTATAAACCGACATTAATGGTCACCACATTGCAAAAAGGCAATTCAGTTGAGATCATTGTGAAAGATAACGGTACCGGAATACCCGATGCCATAAAGGATAAGATATTGCAGCCCTTCTTTACCACCAAGCCTACGGGCGAAGGTACCGGGCTGGGGCTTTCATTAAGCTATGATATCATCGTAAAAGGACATGGCGGTACCATTGATATTCAAAGTGAAGAAGGTGAAGGGTCTGAATTTACGGTTGCCTTGCCTGCAGGCGGATCGTAG
- a CDS encoding adenylate/guanylate cyclase domain-containing protein: protein MAKILVVDDEADLEVLVKQKFRKKIRENIYEFVFAQNGEEALQKLQEHPDLDIILSDINMPVMDGLTLLSHLPEANPAVKAVVVSAYGDLQNIRAAMNRGAFDFVVKPVDFEDLELTMEKTIEHVRQIQQTIKAIKENNILKMYVDENVLNFMNNKEFENTLLKNEMLEASVLFVDVCGFTALTEQIPANEVVKLLNSLFDKIVKEVIAQGGHVDKFMGDAVMAVFRGDYHLDRAIDAALAIRQAIAASEEIQAGDKAYKAAISIGVNSGEMVSGNIGSESLKRLDYTVIGDAVNLAQRLQAAAKPGQILITEQVYNRAKESFNCGPVGEFTLKNKANPVMTYEVID from the coding sequence ATGGCGAAGATACTGGTTGTTGATGATGAGGCCGACCTGGAAGTGCTGGTGAAGCAAAAGTTCCGAAAGAAGATACGTGAGAATATTTATGAATTCGTGTTTGCGCAAAATGGTGAAGAGGCGCTGCAAAAATTACAGGAACACCCCGACCTCGACATTATACTGAGCGATATCAACATGCCGGTAATGGACGGGCTTACGCTGCTGTCGCATCTGCCGGAAGCTAATCCTGCGGTAAAGGCCGTTGTGGTTTCAGCCTACGGCGACCTGCAGAACATACGTGCGGCCATGAACCGCGGGGCGTTCGACTTTGTGGTAAAGCCTGTCGATTTTGAAGACCTTGAGCTTACCATGGAAAAAACCATCGAGCACGTGCGCCAGATACAGCAAACCATCAAAGCCATCAAAGAAAACAACATCCTAAAGATGTATGTAGATGAGAATGTGCTCAACTTTATGAACAATAAGGAATTTGAGAACACCCTGCTAAAAAACGAAATGCTGGAAGCCAGCGTGCTTTTCGTAGACGTATGTGGTTTTACAGCCCTTACCGAACAGATCCCGGCTAATGAAGTGGTAAAACTTCTTAACAGCCTTTTTGATAAGATCGTAAAAGAGGTGATAGCACAGGGAGGCCACGTGGATAAATTCATGGGCGATGCCGTAATGGCGGTATTCCGTGGCGATTACCATCTGGACCGCGCTATAGATGCCGCGCTTGCCATCCGCCAGGCCATCGCAGCAAGCGAAGAGATACAGGCAGGGGATAAAGCCTACAAGGCCGCAATATCGATAGGTGTCAATTCGGGTGAAATGGTTTCCGGCAACATCGGCTCCGAATCGTTGAAAAGGCTTGATTATACTGTCATAGGCGATGCCGTAAATCTGGCACAGCGCCTGCAAGCAGCAGCAAAGCCCGGGCAGATACTCATTACCGAGCAGGTGTACAACCGGGCTAAAGAATCATTCAACTGCGGGCCGGTAGGTGAGTTCACACTAAAAAACAAGGCCAATCCCGTAATGACGTATGAGGTTATAGATTAA
- a CDS encoding response regulator, which produces MKILVVDDEADVQPLFQQRFRKEIKNHEIDFDFAQSGEEALAYLEGHHSEVVLILSDINMPGMSGIELLSKIRHDYSAPPPVVMMITAYGDEENHRQAMEKGANDFLTKPLDFNLLKDKLKHLEL; this is translated from the coding sequence ATGAAAATACTGGTAGTAGATGATGAGGCAGATGTACAGCCGCTCTTCCAGCAGCGTTTCCGCAAAGAAATAAAAAACCACGAGATCGATTTTGATTTTGCCCAGTCGGGCGAAGAAGCGCTGGCCTACCTCGAAGGGCATCACTCCGAAGTGGTGCTGATACTGTCCGACATCAACATGCCGGGAATGAGCGGCATTGAGCTGCTGTCGAAAATAAGGCACGACTACAGTGCGCCGCCGCCGGTGGTTATGATGATAACGGCCTATGGCGACGAAGAGAACCACAGGCAGGCAATGGAAAAGGGAGCCAACGACTTCCTGACCAAGCCGCTGGACTTTAATTTATTGAAAGACAAACTTAAACACCTTGAACTATAA